The Brassica napus cultivar Da-Ae chromosome C1, Da-Ae, whole genome shotgun sequence DNA segment AAGAAACTGAGTAAAATGACCGGAATGCCTTTCGGTTGCAAAACTAGAGAGACTAGGACCGAGGACGAAACGCGTCAAACGTCAAGCCGTGAGAAACCCTCGTAGCAGGAGCCCATGGATTGACCGGCAGCGACCTCTGGTGGTGTCCGGACGCAGCAACTTGAGGTGGTGGTGGGACCGACACGTGTTCACATGAAGGGCACATGGTCAATGTGGTGGGTGGGTTCATGTGCATGTAGAACTGAGGAGAAAGCTTAAGCGACCTCAGCTCCGttacttctttctgtagccgaCGGTTCTCGTCCGTTAGATTCTCGCAGCATCGCCGTAAGAACTCGCAGTCAACCTCCGTCTGCTTCAGCTTTGTCCTGttcaaattaccaaaatacccttattaagtaaaaccaaaattaaaagaGAGATCTATGTCTTTTACGTGTTGTTGTGTTTCCCTACCTTGCTCGTCTGTTCTGGAACCAAACTTCCACTTGTCTTGCTCTTAATCCTAATTGCTTAGCCAAAGCTTGCTTCTGCTTCGGGTTGAGAGTGCTGTGATCCTTGAAGGTCTCTTCAAGAATAGCAGATTGATCTTTGGAGAGTCTAAGCTTCTTCCTCGAGTTATCACCGTCTTCATCGTCACTGATACCTCTTGAGCCTTGCGGATCTGTGTCCTCTTCTCTCTCGCTCCTTTTCCCGGTGGAGCTCGAGACTGTGCTGTTCGGAGAAGATACTCCGGCGTCTTCATCGCCGTATTCCGCCGTAGAAGGTGGTTGGTTCACGTCGATTCCACGGATGAAGGTTCTTGTTTCTACACGACTCGAATCTGAGTATGGAACTGCATGCATCAGATGAAAAAGGTGAGACCTTTGAATAGTTTTCcgggaaaatatattttctttttctcgggaaaaaataaaacagaggaacatatatatatggaaagctATAACGTACCTGAAGAATTAAAACTCTCGTTCAAGGAAGATCTTCGAAGTAatccaaaagaagaagaagatggagtaAGAGAAACAGATGGGTTAGATTTGAGATTCATTTGTTTCTTGGGAAGATTCAAGCCTAAGCTCAGACCCAGATCGTCTTTCTCAAACATCATCTtttcagaaaacaaaaataagactTTTCTTAGAGCCTTCTTTTGCACTAAAGTTTTCTGGTTTtcttttgagagagagagagagaagagatgatgAATGGGAAGTGAGGAAGGGAATGATTAATATAGagaggtagagagagagagagaatgatgttattttttatgaataaaaatataaaatattcaatcATGAGTGTGTGACTAGCTGGGGGCAAAACAATTATTATTTAAGTAGAATTCATTATTAAACCTTTAAGttcttgaaaataattttataatcacAAACTTTGCTTCTTTGTCCCCCTCTTGTAACTCTCTCAACCTAAGCAAATGATCAAATCTAagaaatatgataaaatatagTCACACTAGTAATGATTATGTCAATATACATTAGGGTTCTTAGTCAAAGGTTATATCAAACCATCACTAATTTTTAGGATATTCATGACTCTCGAATGGACATATCTTCTTCTTGTGAACTTGGTTTCAAGCTAATAATATATTTccagtgaaaaaaaaatattcctctTGATTAATATACAAACAAATATCACGAGAACataatctactaataataaataatttatatacaatttttgaaCTGCTGTATAGGTATTTCCTTCTCTTTTTAATTCAGTCAACtgttataattttcaaaatgatTAATTTGTCACGTCGTGATGAATTTGAACTAGTCAAAAAAAGTTATACAAAGTATCTTTGAAAAGTAATtggatattatattttcaagatACTAtgcaattaataaattaatattttttcaaaaaatctcatataaatataaagttccattaaaatcataaattaatattaagttAAAAAAGTACTATGAAACAACCTAACAGAATTACCATATACACTAGTCaaactttaattattttctaggtatttattaagtttttgcACGATTTGACTTTATTTTAAGAGATGGGATTTTAAGAGAGTACTACTCCATGTCTTAAGTAGAAATGATAATGCAAATCTATGATGTTTATTGCTATTGTCGAATAAAGAGTATAAAAATGATTACCCCATCTTAATGGTCTTAAAGGCCAAGAGTCACGCTTGTTGCACTCTTTTAAACCTTTACTTTTTcactttttggttttgtttatattttacgAAACTTTTTTTAGGCATTACTTATCAAGTTAACTAATGAAAGCCAAATAAAACGGTTGCATTGAATTCAAACTTCTTATGTGAGAAAAGAAAGTAATGaattcaaacctctttcagattTTCTGTTCTAACGCATGAGTCGACCGCATGAATTTTGTCGTTGAACTACTTAATGACCAAAACAGTACTCTAGactatgaaataaaataatggtATGCCTTATTGATAAATATAatgatgttggtgatgatgagagAGTCATCATATGCCATAAATGTTTGTCTATGTGGTAGTCATgatcttaattaattaaaaacaagtATTTGTGGTTGAAATCCAAGAAATTGTTTATCAAAATATGCAGATAAAATAATCtatttatatttgaaaactaatttttaactattttaaaatataataactatttacttttattaattttttattcttgcttacttttgttttaattcatataacaacgtcacttttatttttatatcaaaatctATGCCATCCACTCATTTTATAAAAGGTAACGTACGgattaactaaaaatataaaatggtaagatttttaaatacaaattgtagactttactttttcttttgatttcatTTTAAGTTTTTCCATATAACCTAGTACTATTTGTATTAAAAActggaatattttattttaaatgtagcAATTTATTATAAGCTGCAATATTACTTTTTTTAACActtaacattaatattaaacatggtctaaaatctcaaatcaaatttgACTATTGCACTGTATATTGACCATGGTAAGGGCATCTCCAATCATACTTCATTTTTTACTACaaactatcttttttttttacggcaAACACCATGCTTTATTAATTCAAGACGAAGAGGTTAGCTTTTGAGGGTAACCACGTCGGAATCAAAGAGTTTACATGGGAAAAAACAACATTTTGAAGTCGAGCTCCTTTGGCAAGGATGTCAGCTCTTACATTGTGAATACGCTTAATAAAAGAAATGGAAAAAACATTAAACTCAGAAACCAGGAAGGTGAAATCATTCCATTCTGAAGCCAAACTTTgccaatcttcttcttcatgtatCAGCTTTACCAACTGTAGGCAATCCGATTCAAACGACATCGAAGTATAACCTAATTGCAGAGAGTATTTCATTGCACAAAGCAAGATATTGAACATCATTTTGTGGAGTAAAATTTTTTTCAACCCCACTCAATTTTTaactctaaaataaagtaatgGCTAAAGTTACTCCATTTGTGGAGTAATCTTACCTACTACTCTATTTTGgaattgaactttttttatttataaaatggtcatttgaatatttaaataatatgtaaaaatgatACAATAACATGAAAGAAAATAGGATATTCcccaaaattattatttaataattttacataaagatgaataaaatatttttttaaaaaaaaacaaacataaataattataaggtATTATTTACCGTTATTAATATAATGtcttgtttcaaaatttgtttgcTCGATTTAGGAATATCAAAGATAAAGAAACTCATTTTTCATTATGAAATGCATTAGTAGATCATTTtgtgagaaaaatattttaatagaatgtcctatttcaaaatttgtttgcTCGATTTAGGAATATCAAAGATAAAGAAGTTCATTTTTCATTACGAAATGCATTAGTTGATCATTtgtgagaaaaatattttaatgttcgTTATTGAGGCAACATATATATTGtctttttaatgatttattgtagtcttaataataaatatttaatttaaataatgtatatttcaaggatttttttgtaaacataaaatagttgggattaattggtaaatttttataaataaaaagttttatttacaattattaataaaataaaaatagaatcattttagaatatggtttttggaataaaaaatgGAATAATACATTGAAGTAAAACATAACTCCATTCTGGTGTTACACCATTTTGTAGTAAAAAAATAGACTAATACATTTGATTGGATTAGACGCCGTAATCagatttcattttaaaatgaaGTTGTTACTTGTGAAATTATACAAgtatttaaaatcttttaaacaaCTTTATAATGGCACTGTTATATTTTGTTATCATAGAGGTCGACTAATCAACATCAAAATAGATTCCTTTAATAAGTTGCACCAAGATTTTTCTTCCCTTAAAATCCTCAAAGGTATATCAATTCAGCATTAAGGGTCCCAGTGACAAGCTAAAGGAAGAGATGGATcataaaaactgaaaaagaaTTGGACGGTCAGGATTGGACACTGAGAAAACAAAAGTCGAGAAGAAATCATACGGTTCAGAAACGTTTTCAATGTTGGCCCCCACTTAATCCAGCTATATGCTATGACAACCATCAAATATGAATTGGATCGATATGATTGGAATCAGACACACATATCTTTTCGTCGATATGATTTTCATAATCAATGTGGGTCCATTTCATAGTCGTTTTTTGTATGTGCAATTACAATATTTTCGTTTAGtgttcaataaaaattttaaatttatcctttattaataaatatggaATAAAATTTCGTTTACGTGGAGgacaaaaaaattgtattttggcATGAGAGAATACAGAACTAAACTTGTTTgccatatttttatttcaaagatTTTATTAAGTAGGTTTTTTTGCTCGTAGCAAaactgatttttaatatttgaaaaaatctatttgaattttgaattttttggttaaagttttggaccaagaatataaatttgttACACCTACATATTCAATTTACTATGCATACACGGTGAATGGACAAATCTTTATTATATTGATCTCCCAGCGATCTAAATTTGCGAATATTTTCACCAACAAATTGTTCACctcttaaataaatttaatgattcgacaaaatctaaaatatttgatGCTCAAGTAAATTTTTTGAAGACAACCACCACAGAAGTGTGTGTGGTTTAGATAAGATCTTGTATTTAATAAACACATAATTGTGGCATGTTTAGGATTCTGTTTTTGTGAACACAAATTGTTTTAGGTatcaatatttgattttagatcTATTTATTTccttgttgatgttaatttttcCATCGACAAGATGGATGATTCGACATTCTGAAGGCCAAAAATCATTCAACAAAATAGTCTTTGCCCCATAAGAACTTGATGGCTTTTTTATAGGCTGCTGTCCATTacataaacaagaaaaaatgatGACAAATTTGACAATGCATTGTATGatacatttgtaataatatgACAATGAATTGTAAGATACATTTGCAATAACATGAAAATGCGTTGTAAGATACATTATAATTACTACATGTTTGCTTCTCAAATTAAAccctaattatttttatattttaaaataggtaGCTATACTTTCggcttttgaaattttttttgcagcttatatttaaaaataaaactagatATTCACCGGGCGAACGGTATTGAATTTATCTTTCTTATAAATTGATATTTGgttttcataattagtgttatatattttatatgtgtcACCATATAACTAATTGCATATTgtttatttcaatatttttaaatatcgaACGCGAATCAAACcggatatatgattacttttggtaattttaggttatttttagttttgataCAAAATAGCCGAACCCTTTTTAAATACATtggttatttgaaaaaatattaggtGCTAATACATCAGAACCGAATCTAACCGGACCTGAGAGGGTCTGACTCGAAACCCATCaagaaatttataatatccTAAAGAAGCCTaatttcaaaactcaaaaaccCGATATCTAGAAAATGACTTGTACGGAAACAGATATCTGAACTTTCATGCCTAACCAACTTTATaaaagattattaaaaaaaacaaatctttctAAACcgttttgaatttttgtcaaaaatagAGCAATTTCATTTGAACATGTCGAATTATTACGGTTAACATGAAAAATGTAAGACCTGATTCAGACACTCGTCCGACCAGGACCTCACACGACCAAGCCGATAGGTGACCCGGTCCGGTTCGATTCATTTTAAGTTCTTATCTAGTTTAAGTGTAATGTCCAAGTGAGGTTCTAACCAGGGATTCTCTAACTGATCAATCAATACGCGGAAGCAAGAAAAAGTTTGAACTTCACTCTGTATATATAACCATAGATTTGATACACTGtagtttaattaatatcatATCGATCCCATACAATACTAGACCTAAGAGACTCGAACACCACTCACTGCTTAGTGAGGCGAATCATTCCACCTACACGTTTATTCCAGAAACCCTATTCCTAACATGAACATAATCCTAACTCTTTTAACTGCCGATATCCTCATGGACGCAAACGACTGCACTCGATACACGGCCTCATGGTCTCTGTCCGCTAGGTATGGTTCGCTCCCAAGGGTAAGCCTTGGCGAGTTCCTCCTATCTGTTTGTTGCCTTAACCAGTAGCCTAGCAACTAGTACAAACGATTGGCCCTTTAGCCTTTACCAAGCATAACGACCATACTTAGGTTCTATGGGCATATAGCCGGTTTGAGTAATCTACATGAATTTACCAAACAATAGGTAATATAAGCGGCTTACTCGCCTTATGTACCGAACACGAAACACTCAAACAATCCAACCAAATAATCCTAAAGTATCCCAAAGGCAATGACGATGAACCGGCCAGTCATAGAAATTCGGTCCTCACCCTACGTCATCGCATTCACCTTAGCCAATCAGAgagaaaataagaagaaaagaaatcgCAAACACCAAAGGCACCCTTTCGGTCCTTTCCTAATTCCGACCAACCGCCTTGTCGGACTGTCTTACTAGACTGCCCGACAACTCGCCGGTATGGGTTAACCACTCGGTCTTAACTGTTTGCCACTTAAcccactttctctctctctcacacaatTTATTTGGTGATTTAGGAAAAGAACTTATGCCCTAAGTAGAAAATGGTGATGGGTATATATAGAAACAAGGGATGTGACCGAGGGATGCAATGGTCGGGGCGATGAGATGCTTATGGCAAGGATTTCATCCATTTGCACCAGCGTTTGTGTCCTTTGGCCTCAAACAGTGCAACCGCCCAACCAAGGTTGCAACCATTCGATCCAACCATCACAACCATTCGGCCATCACAATAACCTCCCACACCAACCATCACGACCCCTCGCCCAAAGCGTCGCAACCATTCACCCATGCCCTTTCCCATCGTACCTTTACCCCATAACCGCCCTGGCTAAGCTCGCCCGAGTCTCACCCGACCAAACCTAGCCTTACCCACGCACCACCCGACCACCGCCCATCGGACCACACTGGACCCAGCCTGGACCGCCCACTACTGTCACAACCTAACCCAACCGCCTCAGCTGCTTGAGCTGGCAAGTTGGTCGTCGAGTTGGTCGAGTTGGTCAGCTAGCTGGCAGGAGATGACTACACTACACTGAGCTAACCTCAGGTGTCCAATCTACACTACACTATTCTGAGCTAAAAGGGAACCAGGTTTAGGTCGAGGAAGCTACATAAGCTTGTAATTCGACCTAATTGTTATGCCTATGGAGTATCTGGGTCGATGGTTCATCCTGAACCTCGATTACGCTTGTCAATAGGTCGTCCGCCTGGTCCTATGCAGGACCGAGGgcgttacaaaaaataaatattgtcaaCTTATTatggtaaaaataattaataaagtagTTAAGAAGATTGAAAGAATGAATgaaaaatctaataaaacatttaaaataggTAAGATATGTTTATTAAATCTGTAATAAAGGCTGTCAAATTATATAGAAAAGAGAGTACATGAACTAATTAGAATTAgtcaaaactgaataaactatgtaagaaatcacttaaaatagataaatatttttttgtagttcagttaaaacaaaataaattgtgACAAGCgtgtaataaatattttttaaacaagtAATGAGTTCAGATCTGTTAAGATTCTCCATTTGTTGAGGcatataataatagattttgGATGTGTTAATTATAGAAGTATCTTAAATCTTTTTATACCAGTAAAAAGGCTAGTTAATAAAATCAGGTTTTGAGATTTCTACAAATATGGATCTAAAGAATTGTAAATTATTCATACCTAATCaatatacaaatcataaacgAGTATTTGCTTCAATTCGCTAATTTTACTCTtacatttatttgttttcttcaaGCCAATTCGCGTTCGTTCATAGCAGGATGATGCTAACTATTCATTTCAAGGTTGTTCATACATTCCTATATAATGACCACTCTCATAGCTACATGGACATGGTCGAACActcaatttttttcttccaaagaTAGTTGAAAGCAGTTATTAATATAGATtggatatgttaattttagaaatgtattaaatttttatgtacCAATATACTCAATTTGTTGAGGCGAATAATAATAGAGTTTGGATGTGTTATTCTAGAATTGTCTTAAATCTCTACGTATCAGTAATAAAAAATCGGATTTAAAACTGCAATAAATACGagtctaaaatattttaaatttatttattaagataATAAATATACTAACCCTAAATGTATATTTGTTTCAATTTGTTTTGCTCTTAAGTTTCTTTGCTTTATTCAAGTTACTATGTGTTCGTTCATAAGAAAATGATGCTAGCTACTCATTTTAAGGTTGTTCAGACATTCCTATATAGTGGCCACTCTCATAGCTACAGGGACATGGACGTACTCAAATATCTCTTCCAGGAATAATTGGAAGCAGTTACCAACTCATGTTTGAACCGATGTGGTACGATTCAAAGAGTGTGAACCTCATTTCTCCCTTGTAATATGAATGGCAATACTTGCACGCTTACCAATAAAAGATAAGCTCGGAGGTTGTGACATGAATCTTTTCCCACTTGTGTCATTTACGTTTTGCTAAATTGAGAATATTATTATGAGAATGAACGTTGAGGTTACAAGATGCAGGTAAACAAGATGTACAACTCCTAAGCTTAATTACACGgcaaaaagttttaaaaacatgTAATCAAATGACAATCAAATTTGAAACCGTTCTGCTTAGATAGCGAACAGGACAACAGAAAATAATATAGTCTTCCAAGTCAGATGAAAGATCGAATCGAGGTCGGTAAAAACGGAGTTACCTGAAGATCAATGATCAAGGAATACGACGCTAGCAGGAAGTTGTTTCATCCGATGAACAATTGCCTTCTTCAGATAAACAAAGACAAGCTCGCTCAAGAACCGTCCTCGAAGTCCGGGATGGGCAAGAACTGAACCTAATTCTAGCAAAGACGAGAAAACACTAACCACAAGTGCTTAATAGCGCTCAACTAACCCAACCGCATTTGTCCTCTCAGCCGGTTAAGAGTAAGGGTGCAACATCACCACCTCATGTCTCTTACTCCCTTTTCCAGCCGCTAAGTGCGACCACAAGCTCCAAAAAGTCAAAGAATCTCCACCACATCACTCGATTAAGCCTATATATCAAATTCAGACTAACAAGCAACGCCAAATCAACGACAAAGGAGAGATGATGAGCTAAATTAATCCATCACTCAATAGTGTaacctatgttacatggaaacggaagcgggtacgtgaAAGCGGAAGCGTAAGGAAGCGCAAaagcgagattttttaaaatattaggaagcgggtacgtgttggaagcgtatatccatatatatatatatataattaaaaaaaataggactaaaaattatatgatttaaatttgaaataaaacatttattcatttataataattttgaaatgattttatattaaaactgtaaaaatacacataacttaagtttacaaaaaatattatattaattatttttaataattcataaataattaacacaatatatttcaatatgtgctatatctttaataaaaaaatctcaatgcataaacataatttatagtattatttttaatatttgtatatttataactcaatattcattactattaatttttttttaattttatatagattaaaactatggttttatattttattgatatacattgcttctttttttaaaacggaagcatgattccaaaacggaatcataagcttccaacaggtttttaaagagaatattttagaaacattttggaagcgagattctgCAAACTTCCACAAGGTTCCAattccgattccggttccgaagcgggaatcggacgtccgatgaagcttccgtgcaacgtagAGCGTAACCCGCTAAGCATGAAAACCATGGTTGCCTCTTATTACTTTTAAATCTACTTGCTGATTTACGGAAACTACTACATGCAAAATGACTAGattttagtttagaaaaattgtgtacaaagaaaaaaataatagaggTAGAGTTCACGTGGGGATGCAGAAAACAATGGGGACATTCTTAGAAAAATGGAGTAAAcattaaaactgtttttttttcaaaaaaaaaaagtattaaaattgtatttattgctaaaaaaaatattataaaagttgTAGTGTAATTTGTAAATAGAACATCAAATATCCACTGGTATCGCATTGAGCGGAAAaaggggaagagaagaagaaatgaaaaagaaagtCACGTGGACCCAACATGATATGAGCCAGTGAGAGGCCTCGAACCACGTGACGTTCACACACAGTAGTGTCGAATTGTCGGTTCACGCGCTGACAGAAGAAGTCATGACAATCATACGATACTGCTTGTTCGTCCCTAAAAACAGCAAAGTCCATGACCATTGCCCATCATGAGCCTCTCTTCTTTTTTAATCCTCTTTCGTGTTATGCCCATTTAATAATAGTACTGCGTAATGGCTAATGACTAAAGCATGGCCTCCGTTAATGATACAGGTTCGATTCTATACAGTTCCACGTACACTTTCGGCTTGATTGGAAGCaattttattgtgttttttataacaaaaaaagctgtcgtattttaaaaattgaggttttttatttttataataacagctgagaaaatgaattaaaaaaaaaccgaacccaTAAACCAATTTACAAAAACCGATCCAACCCTAACCATAGTAAACGGCAAACAACAGAACAAAATGGAAGATCATTTGCCAAACAAGCTTGCCGGAGCCAAACTGAAGAGATGCTATATTGGCTAAACCGCCACTTCCAGGAGCCAAGCCGAAACGGAGGAGTTGCTTTCGTCTCTCCCAGACgaaaaccaaagaaaaagagGAAAGGTGAGAAACCACCACTACCATACACTAATGGCAGATCCAGCGCAGATTTTAAGAGAGCTCAAtatttaaggaaaaataaatatgaaaaaggaTTAAGAAGGGAGCGAACACGGAGTAAATATGGTTCAATAGGTTGAAATTACATTCTAAACTACTTACATATTTCTAAGAGCACGTTCTACACGGATGCCTAAGGAGGTGCTTAGTTTAATTTTGgatttaagaaaaaagaaaaatggaattaATGTGAAGAAACGGTGTTTATAGAGGGGGTAGAAGAACCGGGTCTTGTGGACACGTGTTCGCTGTTGGGTacacctctctctctcactcgaTAAAAGCACTCGgcgtctctctttctctccttcgCGTAGACGAAACAGCGTCTCTTCACCTTTCTTCGTCGAATCCGCCGGTGTTTATCGATTTCTCACCGACCGGATGAAGCCATCGGCGTCTGTGTCGGTGGAAACCTCGTATCTGGCGGTGGAGTCGTCGATTGTGTCCTATTTGATCGACGACGACGCGTCTCTCTAGCTCTCCTCCACCACTCCGCCTCTCTTTCGTCATCTCTCCTCGGGGAAGAATCACGGCGTCTCTTTCGGTGGCTCGACGGCGCTCCTCGACGGTGGAAAacctctatctctctctccacGGCTGAACTCAACGAAGCGAAAGGTAAAGCagagtatttttcttttttatgtcTTAATCTTTCAACTGATGCATGTCTTAGATTTTGGTCTTTCTCTGTTATTGTGATGTGTTTGCTTCATATGATCTGGCTTTTGATGTCTGTTATTGTAATCGGTCACCTCTGATccatttttatttggtttttttgCTGTGTCTGTTGAGATGGTTCGGATCAAGAGGATATCAATGTTCGTCCAACGGATCAAGACACATGAAGGTTCGTCTAAGATGGTTCAGATCTAGATGGTTCGGATGAAGAGACATCAACGTTCGACTACAATGGCAATAAAGGTAACACGCATATCTTTGTCGCTGAACTAAATTGATTTCGTTTGTGTGTCTGATCTGAATTGGAATGGTTGTGCTTTTGCTTTGACTTGAACGGAATGGATTGTGCTTTTGGTTTGTGTGTCTGAACTGGATTGATTATCGTTTTGGTTTGAATTGAACCGAATTGATGGTGCTTTTGGTATGTGTGTCTGAACTGAATTGATTGTGGTTTGTGTTCGAATTGAATAGTGTCTATTATGTGCTTTTGGTTTGTCTGTCTGACCTGAATTGATCGTGATTTTGGTTTCAATTGAACCGTTGGTAATTAATATTGTGGTTAGAGATAGATTTAACATTGTTTTCAATAATAAAGAGATGTAAGAGGTTAGATAGAAATCAAAGTTGATGTGTGATTAATATGTTAGAAAATTGTCTTCTCGAAATGGTTGGATGTTGATCAATGGTGATCAATGCTTgtttccttcttctcttctataaaaaaatatcattcttCTCTTCCATCTATCAAAACTTTCCTCTtttcgttctcttttttttttctctcttttctttctctcctgAACCTTTCGGATATGGATTCCAATTCATATACACCGTTAGGAAATTTTGTTGACCTTCTGAATAGTTTGCAAGACAATGTCTTTGGTTATGTCCAAGATAGTGTTGAAGTTTCTTCCTCCCAAGTCCCTCTCTTTAGCAGTCAACCAACCGACGAAGAGACTCCTGCAGAGCGTAAAGAAAGGAGGGCCTGGACGGCAATTGATGATGTTACCCTCATTAGCGCTTGGTTAAACACTAGCAAAGACCCGATGGTAGCTAACGAGCAAAGAGCTGGTGCGTTCTGGAAAATGATTGTTGCACTTTGCAGCAAGTCCCAAGGTTGCAGGTTCTGAAATGAGAGAGTCATCTCATTGTAAGCAAAGGTGGCAGAAGATAAATGACCAAGTAAACAAATTTTGTGGGGCGTATGAAGCAGCAACTAGAGAGAAAAGTAACAGCCAAAATGAGAACGATGTTCTCAAACATG contains these protein-coding regions:
- the LOC106376191 gene encoding homeobox-leucine zipper protein HAT4-like produces the protein MMFEKDDLGLSLGLNLPKKQMNLKSNPSVSLTPSSSSFGLLRRSSLNESFNSSVPYSDSSRVETRTFIRGIDVNQPPSTAEYGDEDAGVSSPNSTVSSSTGKRSEREEDTDPQGSRGISDDEDGDNSRKKLRLSKDQSAILEETFKDHSTLNPKQKQALAKQLGLRARQVEVWFQNRRARTKLKQTEVDCEFLRRCCENLTDENRRLQKEVTELRSLKLSPQFYMHMNPPTTLTMCPSCEHVSVPPPPQVAASGHHQRSLPVNPWAPATRVSHGLTFDAFRPRS